A single region of the Peromyscus eremicus chromosome 16_21, PerEre_H2_v1, whole genome shotgun sequence genome encodes:
- the Rsph1 gene encoding radial spoke head 1 homolog has product MSDLGSEELEEEGENDLGEYEGERNEMGERHGHGKARLPNGDTYEGHYEFGKRNGQGVYKFKNGARYIGEYIKNKKHGQGTFIYPDGSRYEGEWADDQRHGHGVYYYVNNDTYTGEWFAHQRHGQGTYFYAETGSKYVGSWVNGQQEGAAELIHLNHRYQGKFLNKNPVGPGKYVFDIGCEQHGEYRLTDVERGEEEEEEETLVNIVPKWKALKITELALWTPTLSEEQPPAEGPGQEETPGAAGMGDTSEEAQALAEGFEGEMERTGEDDIDALRQESRENSYDMDQGNANFDEEQLDLQE; this is encoded by the exons ATGTCGGACCTGGGCTCCGAGGAgttagaggaggaaggagagaacgaTCTTGGG GAATATGAGGGGGAGCGAAATGAAATGGGAGAACGGCATGGACACGGGAAAGCGAGATTGCCCAACGGAGACACATACGAAGGACACTATGAATTTGGAAAAAGAAATGGCCAG GGGGTCTACAAATTTAAGAATGGTGCTCGATACATCGgagaatatattaaaaataaaaaacacggtCAAGGCACCTTTATCTATCCGGATGGATCCAGATATGAAG GGGAGTGGGCAGATGATCAGAGGCACGGGCATGGCGTGTACTACTACGTCAATAACGACACCTACACGGGGGAGTGGTTCGCCCATCAAAG GCATGGGCAAGGCACCTATTTCTATGCAGAGACAGGCAGTAAGTACGTCGGCAGCTGGGTGAACGGGCAACAGGAGGGTGCTGCCGAGCTCATCCACCTGAACCACAGGTACCAGGGCAAGTTCCTGAACAAAAAC CCTGTTGGTCCTGGGAAGTACGTCTTTGACATTGGATGTGAACAGCATGGTGAATATCGCCTAACAGACGTG gaaagaggagaagaggaggaggaggaagagacattAGTGAATATTGTTCCAAAATGGAAAGCTCTGAAAATCACAGAATTGGCCCTGTGGACGCCaaccctctctgaggagcagcCTCCTGCTGAGGGACCAGGCCAGGAGGAAACACCAGGAGCTGCTG GTATGGGTGACACCTCAGAAGAAGCCCAGGCTCTGGCAGAAGGTTTCGAGGGTGAGATGGAGAGGACCGGCGAGGACGACATCGACGCCCTCAGGCAGGAGAGCCGAGAGAACAGTTACGACATGGACCAGG gaAACGCGAACTTTGATGAAGAGCAGTTAGACCTCCAGGAGTAA